One segment of Xiphias gladius isolate SHS-SW01 ecotype Sanya breed wild chromosome 1, ASM1685928v1, whole genome shotgun sequence DNA contains the following:
- the LOC120788823 gene encoding KIF-binding protein, producing the protein MASLGGNEWSAICDKFTNAQNLTEVESRNDPENDPFRSKYKARELLREIFCSLKCLEAGEGEEESGGESGDQRPTEPPVDGQREDLFGQGLSCDSPAGMRAAKLGAVDYYLGVNHVDTEELSAGQEHLMNCMKLLERCRVSSENVSLFIHVRNQLGILWAGRDETETAQGFLETAEFIYQRYMKEDGSPPTDMTEYFTTEENLLTHQERTKRFELAYTHTMYYLAQVYQNLGQTERAATYCHSTLQRQLQLNQFNPMEWALNAATLSQYYITKGRYMEGRHCLSAATVISGLAGEVPSEAAAQESETESDRREQLRQKRAEIARCWIKYCLNLLQDAKKLLEDNIGELDTDHQEELKRARRREEEEEEKGRKSALLFGSEDTFDSIASLEEKVCCLFPLDFTESRAVFLVGQNYVTQAKEYFQMDGYVTDHIEILQDHSALFRALAFFEEDLERRCKMHKRRVDMLEPICNDLNAQYYLLIRRQLMFELAEIYNEMMDLKLTLANRQADSQSLDNHTIKKFNHLCSASAKYFQMFLDSLCSPEGKFPEHLEEEVLRPALVARFRVARLHSRLISSSPPVQLDNLNKSLENYKYVVQYCEAHPEAAASVETELELSKEMVGLLPLKINRLKARMAANN; encoded by the exons ATGGCGTCACTCGGCGGTAACGAGTGGAGCGCTATCTGCGACAAATTCACCAACGCCCAAAACCTTACGGAGGTAGAATCACGAAACGACCCCGAAAATGACCCGTTCCGCTCCAAATACAAGGCCAGGGAGCTCCTCAGAGAGATATTCTGCTCGCTTAAATGTTTGGAAGCTGGcgaaggtgaggaggagagcggTGGGGAGAGCGGCGACCAGCGGCCGACAGAGCCGCCGGTGGACGGACAGAGGGAGGACTTGTTCGGTCAGGGCTTAAGCTGCGACTCGCCAGCCGGGATGCGGGCCGCTAAACTCGGGGCTGTGGACTACTATCTGGGCGTCAACCACGTCGACACAGAGGAGCTGTCAGCCGGACAGGAGCATCTGATGAACTGCATGAAACTGCTGGAGAGATGCAGAGTGTCATCCGAGAATGTGTCGCTGTTTATCCATGTCAGG AACCAGTTGGGAATCCTTTGGGCAGGCCGGGATGAGACGGAGACGGCTCAGGGTTTCCTTGAAACAGCAGAGTTCATCTACCAACGTTATATGAAGGAG gatgGGAGTCCCCCCACTGATATGACAGAGTACTTTACTACCGAGGAGAACCTGCTGACACATCAGGAAAGGACCAAGAG GTTTGAGTTGGCCTACACCCATACCATGTACTACCTTGCTCAAGTCTATCAAAACCTTG gtCAAACTGAGCGTGCTGCCACCTATTGTCACAGTACCCTGCAGAGACAGTTACAGTTAAATCAGTTCAATCCAATGGAGTGGGCACTGAACGCTGCTACACTATCACAGTATTACATCACAAAG ggtcGATACATGGAAGGCAGACATTGCCTCTCAGCAGCTACCGTCATATCAGGCTTGGCAGGAGAGGTTCCTTCTGAAGCTGCAGCACAGGAAA gtgagacagagagtgaCCGTAGGGAACAGCTCAGACAAAAGAGAGCAGAGATCGCGAGATGTTGGATCAAATACTGTCTCAACCTCCTGCAGGATGCTAAGAAGCTGCTAGAG GACAACATTGGGGAGCTGGATACTGATCATCAAGAAGAGTTGAAGAGAGCAAGAAGacgtgaggaggaggaggaagagaagggcAGGAAGAGCGCTCTGCTGTTTGGCTCTGAAGACACCTTTGATTCCATTGCTAGCCTGGAAGAGAAG GTGTGCTGTTTGTTCCCATTGGACTTCACTGAGTCCAGAGCTGTATTTCTAGTGGGACAGAATTATGTCACACAG GCTAAGGAGTACTTTCAAATGGATGGATATGTGACAGACCACATAGAGATCCTGCAGGATCATAGTGCTCTGTTCAGGGCCCTGGCTTTCTTTGAAGAGGATCTGGAGCGGCGCTGCAAAATGCACAAACGAAGAGTTGACATGCTAGAGCCAATCTGTAATG ACTTGAATGCCCAGTACTACCTATTGATCCGCAGACAGTTGATGTTTGAGTTGGCAGAGATCTACAATGAAATGATGGACCTGAAACTGACACTGGCCAACAGACAAGCAGACTCACAGTCGCTAGATAACCATACGATTAAGAAATTCAACCacctctgctctgcctctgccaA GTACTTCCAGATGTTCCTAGACTCTCTGTGTTCTCCAGAGGGGAAGTTTCCGGAGCACCTGGAAGAGGAGGTGCTCAGGCCCGCTCTGGTGGCCCGCTTCAGAGTAGCCCGACTGCACAGCAGGCTGATCAGCTCTTCACCCCCTGTTCAGCTGGACAACCTCAACAAATCTCTGGAAAACTACAA ATACGTGGTGCAGTATTGTGAGGCCCACCCTGAGGCAGCAGCCTCTGTGGAGACGGAGCTGGAGCTGAGTAAGGAGATGGTTGGCCTGCTCCCTCTCAAAATCAACCGCCTCAAAGCGAGGATGGCTGCAAACAACTGA
- the mpc1 gene encoding mitochondrial pyruvate carrier 1 has translation MAGTIARKAIDHLKSKEFRDYLTSTHFWGPVANWGLPIAAITDMKKSPEIISGRMTFALSCYSLLFMRFAYKVQPRNWLLFACHLTNETAQLIQGSRLIKYNMEKKMGS, from the exons ATGGCGGGGACAATTGCACGGAAAGCTATTGACCACCTGAAGAGCAAAGAGTTCAGAGATTATCTGACGAG caCG CATTTCTGGGGTCCTGTAGCAAACTGGGGTCTTCCTATAGCCGCCATCACAGATATGAAGAAGAGCCCTGAGATTATCAGTGGCAGGATGACCTTCG CTCTTTCCTGCTATTCACTGCTCTTCATGAGGTTCGCATACAAGGTGCAGCCACGGAACTGGCTACTGTTTGCGTGCCATTTGACAAATGAGACAGCACAGCTAATCCAGGGGAGTCGTCTCATCAAATACAA CATGGAGAAGAAGATGGGATCTTAG